Proteins encoded in a region of the Streptomyces sp. NBC_00310 genome:
- the uvrA gene encoding excinuclease ABC subunit UvrA, with the protein MADRLIVRGAREHNLKNVSLDLPRDSLIVFTGLSGSGKSSLAFDTIFAEGQRRYVESLSSYARQFLGQMDKPDVDFIEGLSPAVSIDQKSTSRNPRSTVGTITEVYDYLRLLFARIGKPHCPECGRPISRQSPQAIVDRVLELPEGSRFQVLSPLVRERKGEFVDLFADLQTKGYSRARVDGETVQLSNPPTLKKQEKHTIEVVVDRLTVKDSAKRRLTDSVETALGLSGGMVVLDFVDLPEDDPERERMFSEHLYCTYDDLSFEELEPRSFSFNSPFGACPDCSGIGTRMEVDAELIVPDEDKSLDEGAIHPWSHGHTKDYFGRLIGALADALGFRTDIPFAGLPQRAKKALLYGHKTQIEVRYRNRYGRERVYTTAFEGAVPFVKRRHSEAESDASRERFEGYMREVPCPTCAGTRLKPIVLAVTIMEKSIAEVSAMSISDCADFLGELKLNARDKKIAERVLKEVNERLRFLVDVGLDYLSLNRAAGTLSGGEAQRIRLATQIGSGLVGVLYVLDEPSIGLHQRDNHRLIETLVRLRDMGNTLIVVEHDEDTIKMADWIVDIGPGAGEHGGKVVHSGSLKELLDNAESQTGQYLSGRKAIPLPDIRRPLDPTRQLTVHGARENNLQDIDVSFPLGVFTAVTGVSGSGKSTLVNDILYTHLARELNGARNVPGRHTRVDGDDLVDKVVHVDQSPIGRTPRSNPATYTGVFDHVRKLFAETTEAKVRGYLPGRFSFNVKGGRCENCAGDGTIKIEMNFLPDVYVPCEVCHGARYNRETLEVHYKGKSIADVLNMPIEEATDFFEAVPAIARHLRTLKDVGLGYVRLGQAATTLSGGEAQRVKLASELQKRSTGRTVYVLDEPTTGLHFEDISKLLTVLSGLVDKGNTVIVIEHNLDVIKTADWVVDMGPEGGAGGGLVIAEGTPEQVAGVPASHTGKFLREILGADRISDAAPMKAPRKAAAKRTVAAKSPARTTATARTTTAAKTTAAKTTAAKTTAAKKAAATTEKATPAKKTTRARKA; encoded by the coding sequence GTGGCCGACCGTCTCATCGTCCGTGGCGCGCGCGAGCACAACCTGAAGAACGTCTCGCTCGACCTGCCACGCGACTCGCTCATCGTCTTCACGGGCCTGTCGGGGTCGGGCAAGTCCTCGCTGGCCTTCGACACCATCTTCGCCGAGGGGCAGCGCCGGTACGTCGAGTCGCTCTCCTCCTATGCCCGGCAGTTCCTCGGGCAGATGGACAAGCCGGACGTCGACTTCATCGAGGGTCTGTCCCCGGCGGTCTCCATCGACCAGAAGTCGACCTCGCGCAACCCGCGCTCGACGGTCGGCACGATCACCGAGGTCTACGACTACCTGCGGCTTCTCTTCGCGCGCATCGGCAAGCCGCACTGTCCCGAGTGCGGCCGCCCGATCTCCCGCCAGTCGCCGCAGGCCATCGTCGACCGGGTGCTGGAGCTGCCCGAGGGCAGCCGCTTCCAGGTCCTCTCGCCGCTGGTGCGTGAGCGCAAGGGCGAGTTCGTCGACCTCTTCGCGGATCTCCAGACCAAGGGGTACAGCCGCGCGCGGGTGGACGGCGAGACCGTCCAGCTCTCCAACCCGCCCACCCTGAAGAAGCAGGAGAAGCACACCATCGAGGTGGTCGTCGACCGCCTCACGGTGAAGGACTCCGCCAAGCGCCGCCTCACCGACTCGGTGGAGACCGCCCTCGGCCTCTCCGGCGGCATGGTCGTGCTCGACTTCGTCGACCTCCCCGAGGACGACCCCGAGCGCGAGCGCATGTTCTCGGAGCACCTGTACTGCACCTACGACGACCTGTCCTTCGAGGAGCTGGAGCCCCGCTCCTTCTCCTTCAACTCGCCCTTCGGCGCCTGTCCCGACTGCAGCGGCATCGGTACGCGCATGGAGGTCGACGCCGAGCTGATCGTCCCGGACGAGGACAAGTCGCTCGACGAGGGCGCCATCCACCCCTGGTCGCACGGCCACACCAAGGACTACTTCGGCCGCCTCATCGGAGCCCTCGCGGACGCGTTGGGATTCCGGACCGACATCCCCTTCGCCGGTCTCCCGCAGCGCGCGAAGAAGGCCCTGCTGTACGGCCACAAGACGCAGATCGAGGTCCGTTACCGCAACCGGTACGGCCGCGAGCGTGTGTACACCACGGCCTTCGAGGGCGCCGTCCCCTTCGTGAAGCGGCGGCACAGCGAGGCCGAGAGCGACGCCAGCCGTGAGCGCTTCGAGGGCTACATGCGCGAGGTGCCCTGCCCCACCTGCGCGGGCACACGGCTGAAGCCGATCGTCCTCGCGGTCACGATCATGGAGAAGTCGATCGCCGAGGTCTCCGCCATGTCGATCAGCGACTGCGCGGACTTCCTGGGCGAGCTCAAGCTCAACGCCCGCGACAAGAAGATCGCCGAGCGGGTGCTGAAGGAGGTCAACGAACGGCTGCGGTTCCTGGTCGACGTCGGCCTCGACTACCTCTCGCTGAACCGCGCGGCCGGCACGCTCTCCGGCGGCGAGGCCCAGCGCATCCGTCTGGCCACCCAGATCGGCTCCGGTCTCGTCGGCGTCCTCTACGTCCTCGACGAGCCCTCCATCGGTCTGCACCAGCGCGACAACCACCGGCTCATCGAGACCCTGGTCCGGCTGCGCGACATGGGTAACACGCTCATCGTCGTCGAGCACGACGAGGACACCATCAAGATGGCCGACTGGATCGTCGACATCGGTCCCGGCGCGGGCGAGCACGGCGGCAAGGTCGTGCACAGCGGCTCCCTGAAGGAGCTGCTCGACAACGCCGAGTCGCAGACCGGGCAGTACCTGTCGGGGCGGAAGGCCATCCCGCTGCCCGACATCCGCCGCCCGCTCGACCCGACCCGGCAGCTCACCGTGCACGGCGCCCGGGAGAACAACCTCCAGGACATCGACGTCTCGTTCCCGCTGGGCGTCTTCACGGCCGTCACGGGTGTGTCCGGCTCCGGCAAGTCCACGCTGGTCAACGACATCCTGTACACGCACCTGGCCCGCGAACTGAACGGCGCCCGGAACGTCCCGGGGCGGCACACACGCGTGGACGGCGACGACCTCGTCGACAAGGTGGTGCACGTCGACCAGTCGCCGATCGGCCGCACGCCCCGGTCCAACCCGGCGACGTACACCGGCGTCTTCGACCACGTCCGCAAGCTGTTCGCCGAGACCACCGAGGCGAAGGTCCGTGGTTATCTGCCCGGCCGCTTCTCCTTCAACGTCAAGGGCGGCCGCTGCGAGAACTGCGCGGGCGACGGCACCATCAAGATCGAGATGAACTTCCTCCCGGACGTCTACGTCCCGTGCGAGGTCTGCCACGGCGCCCGGTACAACCGGGAGACCCTGGAGGTCCACTACAAGGGCAAGTCCATCGCCGATGTGCTGAACATGCCCATCGAGGAGGCGACGGACTTCTTCGAGGCCGTCCCCGCGATCGCCCGCCACCTCAGGACCCTGAAGGACGTCGGCCTCGGCTACGTCCGGCTGGGCCAGGCCGCCACCACCCTGTCCGGCGGTGAGGCACAGCGCGTGAAGCTCGCCAGCGAGCTCCAGAAGCGCTCCACCGGACGCACGGTCTACGTCCTGGACGAGCCGACCACCGGTCTGCACTTCGAGGACATCAGCAAGCTCCTCACGGTGCTGTCCGGCCTGGTGGACAAGGGCAACACGGTCATCGTCATCGAGCACAACCTCGACGTCATCAAGACCGCGGACTGGGTCGTCGACATGGGTCCCGAGGGCGGCGCCGGCGGTGGCCTCGTCATCGCCGAGGGCACGCCCGAGCAGGTCGCCGGGGTTCCGGCCAGCCACACGGGCAAGTTCCTGCGGGAGATTCTCGGCGCCGACCGGATCAGCGACGCGGCCCCGATGAAGGCACCGCGCAAGGCGGCGGCGAAGAGGACGGTCGCCGCCAAGTCGCCGGCGAGGACGACGGCGACGGCCCGGACGACCACGGCCGCCAAGACCACGGCCGCCAAGACCACGGCCGCCAAGACCACGGCCGCGAAGAAGGCGGCCGCGACCACGGAGAAGGCGACCCCCGCGAAGAAGACCACGCGGGCACGCAAGGCCTGA